From one Microthrixaceae bacterium genomic stretch:
- a CDS encoding PhoX family protein: protein MTEDNVDTHDQHTSDQHTSDQHTSGPSTFGRRRLFRWAGAAGMLAATAPLPVVTACSPQTIPGSQGSDANGLRLPPGFTSRIIAAGGQPVAGTTHVYGIFPDGGATFVDRETPGGWYYVANHEVPFGGGGVTSFRFAPDGTIVDAYPICSWTSLNCAGGATPWGTWLTCEEFDGGGVWECDPTRPRSARRHAAMGLFAHEAAAVAIDDRVYLTEDRPDGGFYRFTPDRTGDLSSGLLEIACGPTHASEVGTVTWRRVPHVLADPVPCRRQVPDALHFDGGEGIATSNDSVWFTTKGDNRIWHYSIATDAIDVRLDADPTMLGGVDNLWVTDGRLGDILLVAEDGDDLQIVAVRSDNSMFEVVRVIGHPGSELAGPALSPDRTRLYFSSQRGPAPNDLGPGAPGPITGVTYEVTGPFADLFNA, encoded by the coding sequence ATGACCGAAGACAACGTCGATACGCACGACCAGCACACCAGCGACCAGCACACCAGCGACCAGCACACCAGCGGCCCGTCCACGTTCGGTCGCCGCCGGCTGTTTCGTTGGGCCGGTGCAGCGGGCATGCTCGCGGCGACGGCCCCGCTCCCCGTAGTCACCGCTTGTTCCCCTCAAACAATCCCGGGGTCCCAGGGATCCGATGCCAACGGGCTGCGCCTTCCCCCGGGCTTCACCAGCAGGATCATCGCAGCGGGCGGCCAACCGGTCGCCGGCACCACCCACGTCTACGGCATCTTCCCCGACGGCGGCGCAACCTTTGTCGACCGCGAAACCCCCGGTGGGTGGTATTACGTCGCCAACCACGAGGTCCCCTTCGGTGGCGGCGGCGTCACCTCCTTTCGTTTCGCTCCCGACGGCACGATCGTCGACGCCTACCCGATCTGTTCGTGGACCTCGCTCAATTGCGCCGGCGGCGCCACCCCGTGGGGCACGTGGCTGACATGTGAGGAGTTCGACGGCGGCGGCGTCTGGGAATGCGACCCGACTCGGCCACGAAGCGCACGACGACACGCGGCCATGGGGTTGTTCGCCCACGAGGCCGCCGCCGTGGCGATCGACGATCGGGTGTATCTCACCGAGGACCGACCCGACGGCGGGTTCTACCGATTCACCCCGGACCGGACGGGAGATCTGTCATCCGGCCTCCTCGAGATCGCGTGCGGCCCGACACATGCTTCCGAGGTCGGGACCGTGACCTGGCGGCGGGTGCCACATGTTCTCGCCGATCCCGTTCCCTGCCGAAGGCAGGTCCCCGACGCACTTCACTTCGACGGCGGTGAGGGAATCGCCACCTCGAACGACTCGGTGTGGTTCACCACCAAAGGCGACAACCGCATCTGGCACTACTCGATCGCCACCGACGCCATCGATGTGCGACTCGACGCCGACCCGACCATGCTCGGCGGAGTCGACAACCTCTGGGTCACCGACGGACGCCTCGGCGACATCTTGTTGGTGGCCGAAGACGGCGACGACCTGCAGATCGTCGCCGTCCGTTCGGACAACTCCATGTTCGAGGTAGTCCGCGTCATCGGACATCCCGGCAGCGAGCTCGCCGGCCCGGCGCTGAGCCCCGACCGGACGCGGCTCTACTTCAGCAGCCAGCGCGGACCCGCCCCGAACGACCTCGGCCCTGGCGCCCCGGGCCCGATCACCGGTGTGACCTACGAGGTGACCGGCCCGTTCGCTGACCTCTTCAACGCCTGA
- a CDS encoding HDOD domain-containing protein, protein MRTSATPTPRTLLRPNAPGGLRPPDVSTAPSGSNAADGPTDVDPPADVEALMARLDTISIAHPSAVRVLMLVDDPNVTIHKVGEAIETDPAFTAQIMRLANSAYYGLSGRVGNINFAVTIIGFAAVRSLAAMAAAGVTASGVKTPAEFWAHAASTAAGASAVASRFGIPTADCFAAGLLHDVGMVFLQQIDPDRHNALLVEHGSHGAGLVEAERRVFGMSHAEAAAHVLRNWKFPQRFVDAVAGHHDPEADPFAQAVAVGEALAIAGVGDDPVAEAVLERSGIEGEDRATLIEYTVQRAREVLASLPH, encoded by the coding sequence ATGAGGACCTCCGCCACCCCGACCCCACGGACACTCCTTCGGCCGAACGCGCCAGGAGGGTTGCGCCCACCGGATGTCTCAACTGCCCCATCCGGATCGAACGCTGCGGATGGACCGACCGACGTCGACCCACCTGCCGACGTCGAGGCGCTCATGGCCCGTCTCGACACGATCTCCATCGCTCATCCGTCCGCGGTGCGGGTGCTCATGTTGGTGGACGATCCGAACGTCACGATCCACAAGGTCGGCGAGGCGATCGAGACCGACCCGGCGTTCACCGCACAGATTATGAGGCTCGCGAACTCGGCGTACTACGGGCTGTCGGGGCGCGTCGGCAACATCAACTTCGCGGTGACCATCATCGGCTTCGCGGCGGTTCGCTCGCTTGCCGCGATGGCCGCGGCTGGGGTGACGGCGAGTGGGGTGAAGACTCCGGCGGAGTTCTGGGCCCATGCGGCGTCGACGGCCGCCGGGGCGTCTGCGGTGGCGTCTCGATTCGGCATCCCGACAGCGGACTGCTTCGCGGCCGGACTGCTGCACGACGTCGGAATGGTGTTCCTCCAGCAGATCGATCCTGACCGACACAACGCCCTGCTCGTCGAACACGGCTCGCACGGTGCCGGGCTCGTGGAGGCCGAACGGCGGGTGTTCGGCATGTCGCATGCCGAGGCCGCCGCCCACGTCCTGCGCAACTGGAAGTTCCCGCAGCGATTCGTCGATGCGGTCGCCGGCCATCACGACCCGGAGGCCGACCCGTTCGCCCAGGCGGTCGCGGTCGGCGAAGCGCTCGCCATCGCCGGTGTTGGAGACGACCCCGTCGCGGAGGCGGTGCTCGAACGCTCAGGAATTGAGGGCGAGGACCGTGCGACGCTGATCGAATACACCGTGCAACGGGCCCGCGAGGTGCTGGCCTCCCTGCCGCACTGA
- a CDS encoding trehalose-6-phosphate synthase — protein sequence MVGQTAQRTAPCGIGRDSSLVVMANRLPVRRVRDREARPRDGIADVAGQHWEASPGGLVAALGPVFDRRPGEATWVGWSGTHGEELDPFEVDGLTLVPVDLTRGEVQLYYEGFCNATIWPLYHDSIIRSEYHRTWWDSYLAINRRFASAAIEAVAPGGVVWVHDYQLQLAPSMIRSVRNDVRIGFFLHIPFPPVELFLQLPWRRQILLGLAGADVVGFQTAGGAANFRALIERLGIGTPDGDDVIVDGRRVEVRVFPIGVDAQRIARTAADPAVQARAVEIRESLGNPDTLVLGIDRLDYTKGIARRMQAFAELHQEERLEMPRHVMIQVAEPTRESVPGYAEFRERVDALVGDINGNLGLVGRPAINYIHRSQDFEEVVALYLAADVMLVTPVRDGMNLVSKEFVAARPDDTGVLVLSEFTGAADALSEALLVNPYDTDGLKWAIDRAVHLPEDEMRRRMAALRVEVTTNDVYRWADDWMKALGIDAGADGVGSAGGVDGERSGRVNGAAG from the coding sequence GTGGTCGGCCAAACAGCGCAGCGAACAGCACCTTGTGGGATCGGTCGGGATTCGTCATTGGTGGTGATGGCCAATCGTCTTCCGGTGAGGCGCGTGCGAGATCGCGAAGCGAGGCCGCGCGATGGAATCGCCGACGTGGCAGGTCAGCACTGGGAAGCCAGTCCCGGTGGCCTCGTCGCCGCGCTCGGTCCGGTGTTCGATCGCCGCCCGGGCGAGGCGACCTGGGTGGGATGGTCGGGCACCCACGGCGAAGAACTCGACCCCTTCGAGGTGGACGGCCTGACCCTGGTCCCGGTCGATCTCACCCGCGGCGAGGTGCAGCTGTACTACGAGGGTTTCTGCAACGCCACGATCTGGCCGCTCTATCACGACTCCATCATCCGTTCGGAATACCACCGCACCTGGTGGGACTCCTATCTGGCCATCAACCGGCGCTTCGCCTCCGCAGCGATCGAGGCGGTCGCCCCCGGCGGCGTCGTGTGGGTTCACGACTACCAATTGCAGTTGGCCCCGTCGATGATTCGGTCAGTCCGCAACGACGTGCGAATCGGATTCTTCCTGCACATCCCGTTTCCCCCGGTCGAGTTGTTCCTGCAGTTGCCATGGCGGCGCCAAATTCTGCTCGGCCTCGCGGGTGCCGATGTGGTCGGATTCCAGACGGCCGGCGGCGCGGCGAACTTCCGAGCGCTCATCGAGCGTCTCGGGATCGGAACGCCCGACGGCGACGACGTCATCGTGGACGGTCGGCGGGTCGAGGTGCGGGTGTTTCCGATCGGGGTCGACGCCCAGCGAATAGCGCGGACCGCCGCCGACCCGGCTGTTCAGGCGCGCGCCGTGGAGATCCGCGAGTCGCTCGGCAATCCGGATACGCTCGTGTTGGGCATCGATCGCCTCGATTACACCAAAGGCATCGCCCGGCGAATGCAGGCATTTGCAGAGTTGCACCAGGAGGAGCGCCTCGAGATGCCGCGTCACGTCATGATTCAGGTGGCCGAGCCGACCAGGGAGTCGGTGCCGGGCTATGCGGAGTTTCGCGAGCGGGTGGATGCGCTCGTGGGCGACATCAACGGCAACCTCGGCCTCGTCGGACGTCCGGCGATCAATTACATCCACCGAAGTCAGGACTTCGAGGAGGTCGTAGCGCTGTACCTTGCCGCCGATGTCATGTTGGTGACCCCGGTTCGAGATGGCATGAACCTCGTGTCGAAGGAATTCGTCGCGGCTCGACCCGACGACACCGGGGTGCTCGTGCTCAGCGAATTCACCGGGGCTGCCGATGCGCTGAGCGAAGCGTTGTTGGTCAATCCGTACGACACCGACGGCCTCAAGTGGGCGATCGATCGCGCCGTTCATCTGCCCGAGGACGAGATGCGGCGCCGAATGGCGGCGTTGCGGGTGGAGGTGACGACCAACGATGTGTACCGCTGGGCAGACGACTGGATGAAGGCGCTCGGCATCGACGCCGGTGCAGACGGTGTGGGCAGTGCAGGCGGTGTAGACGGTGAACGGAGCGGCAGGGTGAACGGAGCGGCAGGGTGA
- a CDS encoding metal-dependent transcriptional regulator: MSTGEWHPAFEEYCETIYELAEEGVRVVQARISERLDVSRPSVSGMVKRLSADGLVELNGPEIALTDSGLELAEQVVRRHRLAERFLCDVLGLPWAQAHHEAGKWEHVIGDDVEGALIRVLGEPTTCPHGNPIPGTAYEPQEVRSLASLSAGTDFVVSRIPESLEFEPGVLEFLEQCHIVPGATGTVSATAPDGTVTLQIDDRTFGVGAFAADRILVAA, translated from the coding sequence ATGTCGACCGGCGAATGGCACCCCGCATTCGAGGAATACTGCGAGACCATCTATGAACTCGCAGAAGAGGGCGTACGTGTTGTCCAAGCGCGTATTTCCGAGCGCCTCGATGTTTCCCGGCCGTCGGTGTCGGGAATGGTCAAACGCCTGAGTGCAGATGGGTTGGTCGAACTCAACGGCCCCGAGATCGCCCTGACCGATTCCGGACTCGAACTGGCCGAACAGGTCGTACGGCGCCATCGGCTCGCCGAGCGGTTCCTGTGCGACGTCCTCGGGCTTCCGTGGGCTCAGGCTCACCACGAGGCGGGCAAGTGGGAACACGTCATCGGCGACGACGTTGAGGGCGCACTCATCCGCGTGCTCGGGGAACCGACGACGTGTCCGCACGGCAACCCGATTCCTGGCACGGCCTACGAACCTCAGGAGGTGCGGAGCCTCGCGTCGCTGAGCGCAGGCACCGACTTCGTCGTGTCACGGATTCCCGAGTCGCTCGAGTTCGAGCCGGGCGTGCTCGAGTTCCTGGAGCAGTGCCATATCGTTCCGGGCGCTACGGGCACCGTGTCGGCCACGGCACCCGATGGCACCGTCACGCTGCAGATCGACGACAGGACCTTCGGAGTCGGCGCATTCGCTGCCGACCGGATCCTCGTCGCCGCCTGA
- the otsB gene encoding trehalose-phosphatase yields the protein MNGWSDELSEALAAAARSPQLLVACDYDGTLAPIVDDPAAAHPIRAAMTALRGLALVPDTSVSVISGRALRDLALLTRLPDEVHLVGSHGSEFEPHDTGRLGQAEIALLHDVTREMLAIASNYPGCSVEPKPVGAAFHYRRADAHVGATAAAEVLAGPARRAGVHVREGKAVVELSVVDTDKGAALDRLRSILGADTVIFLGDDATDEDAFARLRGPDIGVKVGEGTTLAAHRVESPTEVANLLGRLLEDRQAWLAGHRAPAIERHSMLSDQRTLAIVDPDARVSWLCHPRADSAAVFGELIGGPTTGYFAVRPLDSNGPSTQRYLPDTMILETKWRSMTVTDYLDVSEHRANELAGRSDLVRVLEGDGRAEILFVPRVDFGRGYTELEITPDGVAVMGGHEPIFLHSPDVDWQITAEGRHQSAHAVVNLGGAPVVLDLRLGRIDHDAVAPLPETDRRRETATFWRAKTEPLRLPSVAPTLVRRSALVLDALRYQPSGAMLAAATTSLPESIGGPRNWDYRFCWPRDSSMSCASLVRLGRFEPGLALLDWLVERVEHATRPDLLRPLYRVTGDDPVPEATISEVAGYAGSRPVRIGNAAENQVQLDALGMVADLVHLIFTSGGGLRARHWALMEQLADVVVEHWREPDHGIWEVRLARQHNVVSKVMCWVVLDRAISLADATGRDVPERWVAERDAIHGEVHSLGWSDRHETFTAQYGGESVDAGLLMMGLVGFIDPTEPRFASTIRRIERELCEGIAVYRYQSDDGLSGVEGGMLICTGWLVQALARNGRVSDAADWFDRLVKPVGPTGLLSEQVDPATERGLGNVPQAYSHLAVIDSAIALDECGYRR from the coding sequence GTGAACGGATGGTCCGATGAGTTGAGCGAGGCACTCGCCGCGGCTGCCCGGTCGCCGCAGTTGCTGGTGGCGTGTGATTACGACGGCACCCTTGCCCCCATCGTGGATGACCCCGCCGCGGCGCACCCCATTCGCGCGGCGATGACGGCGTTGCGAGGCCTGGCGCTCGTTCCCGACACGTCGGTGTCGGTGATTTCGGGGCGAGCGCTGCGCGACCTCGCCTTGCTCACCCGGCTTCCCGACGAGGTCCATCTCGTCGGGAGTCACGGTTCGGAATTCGAACCCCACGACACCGGACGGTTGGGCCAGGCCGAGATAGCGCTGTTGCACGATGTGACCAGGGAGATGCTGGCGATCGCATCGAACTATCCGGGCTGCTCGGTCGAACCCAAGCCGGTGGGGGCGGCCTTTCACTACCGCCGCGCGGATGCCCATGTCGGCGCGACGGCCGCGGCCGAGGTCCTGGCCGGGCCGGCCAGACGAGCGGGCGTTCACGTGCGCGAGGGCAAGGCGGTCGTCGAACTGTCGGTGGTCGACACCGACAAGGGTGCGGCGCTCGACCGGCTGCGTTCGATCCTCGGTGCCGACACGGTGATCTTCCTCGGAGACGACGCCACCGACGAGGACGCCTTCGCACGCCTGCGCGGACCCGATATCGGGGTGAAGGTAGGGGAGGGGACAACGCTGGCGGCCCACCGGGTGGAGAGCCCGACCGAGGTGGCGAACCTGTTGGGTCGCCTCCTCGAGGACCGGCAGGCCTGGCTTGCAGGGCACCGTGCTCCGGCGATCGAACGACACAGCATGTTGTCCGACCAGCGCACGCTGGCCATCGTCGACCCCGACGCTCGAGTGAGTTGGTTGTGCCACCCGCGCGCCGACAGCGCGGCGGTGTTCGGCGAGCTCATCGGAGGGCCGACCACCGGGTACTTCGCCGTGCGTCCACTCGATTCGAACGGGCCGTCGACGCAGCGGTATCTCCCCGACACCATGATTCTCGAGACCAAGTGGCGCTCGATGACCGTGACCGACTACCTCGACGTGTCGGAACATCGGGCGAACGAACTCGCCGGGCGGTCCGATCTGGTACGCGTTCTCGAGGGCGATGGGCGAGCCGAGATCCTGTTCGTGCCGCGGGTCGACTTCGGTCGCGGCTACACCGAACTCGAGATCACCCCCGATGGGGTGGCGGTGATGGGTGGCCACGAGCCGATCTTCCTGCACAGTCCGGACGTCGACTGGCAGATCACCGCCGAGGGGCGACATCAGAGCGCTCATGCGGTGGTGAACCTGGGTGGCGCCCCGGTGGTGTTGGACCTTCGACTCGGTCGGATCGACCACGACGCCGTGGCGCCGCTGCCCGAGACGGACCGTCGGCGCGAGACCGCCACGTTCTGGAGGGCAAAGACCGAGCCGCTGCGGCTGCCCTCGGTTGCCCCGACGTTGGTGCGGCGCTCGGCGTTGGTGCTCGATGCACTTCGCTATCAGCCGTCGGGAGCGATGCTGGCCGCCGCAACCACGAGCCTGCCCGAGAGCATCGGCGGGCCGCGGAACTGGGATTACCGGTTCTGTTGGCCGCGCGATTCGTCGATGTCGTGTGCCAGCCTCGTGCGGCTCGGACGGTTCGAGCCGGGTTTGGCGCTGCTCGATTGGCTCGTCGAGCGGGTCGAACACGCGACGAGGCCCGACCTGTTGCGTCCGCTGTATCGGGTCACCGGCGACGACCCGGTGCCCGAGGCCACGATTTCCGAGGTGGCCGGATACGCGGGAAGTCGGCCGGTGCGAATCGGCAACGCTGCAGAGAACCAGGTGCAACTCGACGCGCTCGGCATGGTCGCCGACCTCGTCCATCTGATCTTCACCAGTGGAGGTGGGCTTCGGGCGCGTCATTGGGCGCTGATGGAGCAGCTCGCGGATGTGGTGGTGGAGCATTGGCGGGAGCCCGATCACGGCATCTGGGAAGTGCGCCTTGCCCGGCAGCACAACGTGGTGTCGAAGGTGATGTGTTGGGTGGTGCTCGACCGCGCCATTTCGCTCGCCGATGCGACCGGGCGAGACGTTCCCGAACGGTGGGTGGCCGAACGCGACGCGATCCACGGCGAGGTCCACTCTCTCGGATGGAGCGATCGTCATGAGACGTTCACGGCGCAATACGGCGGGGAGTCCGTCGATGCCGGCCTGCTGATGATGGGTCTGGTCGGTTTCATCGATCCGACCGAGCCTCGGTTCGCGTCGACGATCCGTCGGATCGAACGAGAACTCTGCGAGGGCATTGCGGTGTACCGCTACCAGAGCGACGACGGGCTGTCGGGGGTGGAGGGAGGCATGTTGATCTGCACGGGGTGGCTGGTGCAGGCGTTGGCCCGCAACGGTCGCGTCTCCGACGCCGCCGACTGGTTCGACCGCCTCGTGAAACCGGTGGGCCCCACGGGGCTCCTGAGCGAGCAGGTCGACCCGGCCACCGAGCGAGGCCTCGGCAACGTTCCCCAGGCGTACTCGCACCTCGCAGTCATCGATTCAGCCATAGCGCTCGACGAGTGTGGGTATCGACGCTGA
- a CDS encoding diguanylate cyclase produces the protein MQDPQGAAATTTVTPLRASAIDTALASGVAAAPDPAIVVMTTNDGVRIEWANRAFCDLLMADPADLNGQRLDGLMTLDWEWTLNPLRSTRSHARLTSQLGAVSSWSLRSCPISDGDLTRWTLFFSADDEDATDEVATDAHRYRALTERAPIGIFASEAGLRLGYVNDWLAELVEVPADQLLGVGWMSIFRSEDLEVVMGCMQQALDGVSSECPARFVTASGEQRSVSIRIVPHQSNSGPASFLGTVEDVTDRMRVEELLEWQASHDSLTGLKNRSGLIDAITTTLLECPTSTSVVFIDLDNFKLVNDLLGHAAGDDLLKTAANALTSAVRSGDEVFRFAGDEFVAILRNTNTDDEALRAAERIGLALGTGIESCATVTPVDGSVGVVRSTLESTAESLLGQADAAMYTAKRRGKGTVVLFDESMDASSGFTSQRHELDTDAIERGEVTRGYVPIFPVSSGAGDRSPEPHALSCRVTWTDPDGQVHRDEELWEAARESGMVPTLLFANIGQACEDLSAFRRSGVDAPGGVVIALAVADLCVPGLADQIARSLVRCRLTGGDITLVLHKYDATVPSMVNTTIDQVRDLGVKVWARWESVSLQRFAVGAHRPDGVVIDVSELDAGNHAGYEALITMLRGSGTAMCAHRVDSADRLATVDRLGIEWGVGAALGSIDCLQAWPAPSKPALDAGSSAPSNPDEER, from the coding sequence ATGCAAGATCCCCAAGGTGCTGCCGCTACGACGACGGTGACGCCGCTTCGTGCTTCGGCGATCGACACCGCACTCGCCTCCGGAGTCGCCGCAGCCCCGGACCCGGCGATCGTGGTCATGACGACGAACGACGGGGTTCGTATCGAGTGGGCGAACCGCGCCTTTTGTGACCTGTTGATGGCCGACCCCGCCGACCTCAACGGTCAACGCCTCGACGGACTGATGACCCTCGATTGGGAGTGGACGCTCAATCCGCTGAGGTCGACCCGGTCCCATGCGCGCCTGACCTCGCAACTCGGAGCGGTGAGCAGCTGGTCGCTTCGTTCGTGCCCGATCTCCGACGGCGACCTCACCCGATGGACCCTGTTCTTCTCGGCCGACGACGAGGATGCCACCGATGAGGTCGCCACCGACGCTCATCGGTATCGGGCCCTGACCGAGCGGGCGCCCATCGGGATCTTCGCGTCGGAGGCCGGCCTTCGCCTCGGCTATGTGAACGATTGGTTGGCGGAACTCGTCGAGGTTCCCGCGGATCAACTGCTCGGCGTCGGATGGATGTCGATCTTTCGTTCCGAGGACCTCGAGGTCGTCATGGGCTGTATGCAACAGGCTCTCGACGGAGTCTCGTCGGAGTGTCCGGCCCGCTTCGTCACGGCGTCGGGCGAACAGCGCAGTGTGTCGATCCGCATCGTTCCCCACCAGAGCAACTCCGGGCCGGCGTCGTTTCTCGGCACCGTCGAGGACGTCACCGACCGGATGCGCGTCGAGGAGCTCCTCGAGTGGCAGGCGAGCCACGACTCGCTCACCGGGCTGAAGAACCGTTCGGGCCTGATCGACGCGATCACCACGACGCTGCTCGAATGTCCGACCTCGACGTCGGTGGTGTTCATCGACCTCGACAACTTCAAGCTCGTCAACGATCTGCTCGGCCACGCCGCCGGCGACGATCTGTTGAAGACGGCAGCGAACGCGTTGACCTCGGCGGTGCGCTCGGGCGACGAGGTGTTTCGGTTTGCCGGTGACGAGTTCGTCGCAATCCTGCGCAACACCAACACCGACGACGAGGCCCTGCGGGCGGCCGAACGTATCGGGCTCGCCCTCGGCACCGGGATCGAAAGCTGTGCCACGGTCACACCGGTCGACGGATCGGTGGGGGTCGTGCGTTCGACCCTCGAATCCACCGCAGAGTCGTTGCTCGGGCAGGCCGATGCCGCCATGTACACCGCAAAGCGCCGGGGTAAGGGCACGGTGGTGCTGTTCGACGAGTCCATGGATGCGTCGAGTGGGTTTACCTCGCAGCGACACGAGCTCGACACCGACGCCATCGAACGAGGTGAGGTCACCCGCGGGTACGTGCCGATTTTTCCTGTCAGCAGCGGAGCCGGCGACCGGTCGCCGGAACCCCACGCGCTGTCGTGTCGTGTGACCTGGACCGACCCCGACGGGCAGGTGCACCGTGACGAGGAGTTGTGGGAGGCCGCCCGCGAGTCGGGGATGGTGCCGACGCTGTTGTTCGCCAACATCGGCCAGGCGTGCGAAGACCTCTCGGCATTTCGTCGCAGCGGCGTGGATGCTCCCGGTGGAGTCGTGATCGCGTTGGCCGTCGCCGACCTGTGCGTTCCCGGGCTGGCCGATCAGATCGCTCGTTCGCTCGTGCGTTGTCGTTTGACCGGCGGCGACATCACCCTGGTGCTGCACAAGTACGACGCCACGGTTCCGTCGATGGTCAACACCACGATCGACCAGGTGCGCGACCTTGGGGTGAAGGTATGGGCGCGCTGGGAGTCGGTGTCCCTACAACGCTTCGCGGTCGGAGCTCACCGGCCCGACGGCGTCGTGATCGACGTTTCGGAACTCGATGCGGGCAATCACGCCGGTTATGAGGCGCTCATCACCATGTTGCGTGGTTCGGGCACGGCCATGTGTGCACACCGGGTCGACTCCGCGGATCGGTTGGCCACGGTCGATCGGCTCGGGATCGAGTGGGGCGTCGGCGCTGCGCTCGGAAGCATCGACTGTCTTCAGGCGTGGCCGGCTCCCTCGAAACCCGCCCTCGACGCCGGCTCGTCGGCACCGTCCAACCCAGACGAGGAACGATGA
- a CDS encoding ABC transporter ATP-binding protein/permease, translating to MLKRLATNYLRPYKRLIVFVLLFQLIATIANLTLPSLNAAIIDNGVAKNDNGYIWRHGGIMLAVSLVQVVFSILAVYYGSRASMGLGRDVRHDLFHQVTGFSSREVNELGAPSLITRITNDVTQVQTLVQMTCTMFIAAPIMAVGGIIMALREDVGLSAILIFSIPALAAAVSIVVIRLIPTFRQMQDRVDNVNRVLREQITGIRVVRAFVREPAESERFGVANQELTDTSLRAGHLLAFMFPSIMLVLNVSTVATIWLGGSRIDSGQLEVGQMIAFIGYLAQILMSLMMASFMAMMIPRAAVCAERICEVLDTPSTVVNPTAPIVELPRRATLAMRGVGFHYPGAEEPVLSDINLEVAPGTTTAIIGSTGAGKTTLLNLVPRLFDATSGTVSLGGVDVADLDLELLWSRVGLVPQRPYLFSGTVESNLRHSAPDATDEQLWEALEIAQAADFVRDMPDGLQSPITQGGTNVSGGQRQRLAIARALVRRPDIYLFDDSFSALDLATDAKLRAALLPYTRDAGVMIVAQRVSTIKDADQIVVLEDGRIVGLGTHSELLRSCGTYQEIVESQLSQEEAA from the coding sequence ATGTTGAAACGTCTGGCGACGAACTATCTGCGGCCCTACAAGCGGCTCATCGTTTTCGTCCTGTTGTTCCAGCTCATCGCAACGATCGCCAACCTGACGTTGCCGAGCCTCAATGCGGCCATTATCGACAACGGCGTCGCCAAGAACGACAACGGCTACATCTGGCGCCACGGCGGCATCATGTTGGCCGTCTCGCTCGTCCAGGTGGTGTTTTCGATCCTCGCCGTCTATTACGGTTCGCGCGCCTCGATGGGCCTCGGGCGCGATGTCCGCCACGACCTGTTCCACCAGGTGACCGGGTTCTCCAGCCGTGAGGTCAACGAACTCGGGGCGCCGTCGTTGATCACCCGCATCACCAACGACGTCACCCAGGTCCAGACCCTCGTGCAGATGACCTGCACGATGTTCATCGCTGCGCCGATCATGGCCGTCGGCGGCATCATCATGGCCCTGCGCGAAGACGTCGGGTTGTCGGCCATCTTGATCTTCTCGATCCCGGCGCTCGCCGCCGCGGTGTCCATCGTCGTCATCCGGCTCATCCCGACGTTTCGCCAGATGCAGGACCGGGTCGACAACGTCAACCGGGTGCTTCGCGAGCAGATCACCGGCATTCGGGTCGTGCGGGCCTTTGTGCGAGAGCCGGCCGAGAGCGAGCGTTTCGGCGTCGCCAACCAGGAACTGACCGACACCTCGCTGCGGGCCGGGCATCTGCTCGCCTTCATGTTCCCCTCGATCATGTTGGTGCTGAACGTCTCCACGGTCGCGACGATCTGGCTCGGAGGTTCACGCATCGATTCCGGCCAACTCGAGGTCGGGCAGATGATCGCCTTCATCGGGTACCTGGCGCAGATCCTGATGTCGCTGATGATGGCCTCGTTCATGGCCATGATGATCCCCCGCGCTGCGGTGTGTGCCGAACGCATCTGCGAGGTGCTCGACACCCCCTCGACCGTGGTCAACCCGACGGCGCCGATCGTGGAGTTGCCCCGCCGGGCGACCCTGGCGATGCGCGGGGTCGGGTTTCACTACCCCGGTGCGGAAGAGCCGGTATTGAGCGACATCAACCTCGAGGTCGCTCCGGGAACCACCACCGCGATCATCGGGTCGACCGGCGCTGGCAAGACGACGTTGTTGAACCTGGTCCCCCGGCTTTTCGACGCGACCTCGGGCACGGTCAGCCTCGGAGGAGTCGACGTCGCCGACCTCGACCTCGAGTTGCTCTGGAGCCGAGTCGGACTCGTTCCGCAACGGCCCTACCTGTTCAGCGGAACCGTCGAGTCGAACCTTCGCCATTCGGCCCCCGACGCCACCGACGAACAGCTGTGGGAGGCGCTCGAGATCGCCCAGGCCGCAGACTTCGTTCGGGACATGCCCGACGGACTGCAGTCTCCGATCACCCAGGGCGGCACCAACGTGTCGGGTGGACAGCGACAACGCCTCGCGATCGCTCGAGCGCTCGTGAGACGACCCGACATCTACCTGTTCGACGATTCGTTCTCGGCGCTCGACCTCGCCACGGACGCGAAGCTGCGCGCTGCGTTACTCCCTTACACCCGCGATGCCGGCGTGATGATCGTCGCCCAGCGGGTGTCGACCATCAAGGACGCCGATCAGATCGTGGTCCTCGAAGACGGCCGCATCGTCGGCCTCGGAACCCACTCCGAACTCCTGCGCTCCTGTGGCACCTACCAGGAAATCGTCGAGTCGCAGCTCTCCCAGGAGGAGGCGGCATGA